The following nucleotide sequence is from Halogeometricum borinquense DSM 11551.
GCGAATACGACACCGAGAATCGCCCCGTGTGCAACGTGGATAGTGAACCCCGCAAGACCGCCGCTGAAGAAGTACATCGACGGAATCGCCACTTCGAGAGCGGACCGCATCTGCACCACCATCATCGCGCCCATCACGATTCCGCCGATAATCCCGGCGAGGACGCCCGCCTGCCAGTCATCGTTCGAAGTCGATTCAACCGTCTGCATGGTTGCCTCCGTTGCCATGACTGAGCATAGCCCCATACGATGAGATAACGGCATCTCGGACAGGTGTGGCCGCCGCACGACGGGGATACCTTTAGGTAGATAGTGAGAACAACAGTCCGAGTTAGAAAAGAGCGTTACCGGCGCAAGCGGGGGTATGTCGCGCCGAGAACGATACCGTACAGCACGTGGCCGACGAGGCTCATCAGGTCGAACGCGGGAAGCGACGGCGCGCCCGCGAACCCGACCGCCGAGAGCCAAAGCGGCATCACGAACACCGCGAGAATCCCCCAGAGAACAACGCCGTAGGCGGTTCCGGCAATCGCCGCGCGGGTGACCGTGCGCCCGGGGTCAGGCCAAAGGCGAAGGACAGCCACGAACACGACGCCGAGGAGCGCCCCGTGCGAGAGATGGATACCCATTCCCGCCATGCCGCCGGAGAGGCCATACATGCTCGGGATGGCGGCCGTCAGCGCTGCGGGAGCGGAGATGGCCAACAACGCGCTGAACGCGACGGCACCAAGAAGCCCGGCGACCACACCGGCCTGCCAACGCTCAACCCCAGTCGTCAGTTCCGACTGTTCATCTCGTTGCTGCTGTTCCACTGATCCAGTCGTTGCTTTTGTAGACATAACGCCGGATAGAAGCGCTCTGAGAGCATAACCCTCTCTCGGTCAGGACACCACCACGCACAGGACCGGTCGGGTGCACGAAACGCGGTCGCACTCAACGGACTGCAAGCGAGTCAAGGTTGCAGTGATAAATCGAAACGCCCCGCAACCAAACGTCCACTCAACCGGGACGTTATAACCGATGCCGCGCAAGAACGCATCGTGGCAGAGACGAGCGGATACATGCGGTTCTTCCCGTACGACCGCCCGTACCCGAACCAGGGCGAAGCGATGGACGGCATCGCAGAGGCCCTCGAAGCGGAACGCGACGTACTCGTCGAGGGTGCGCCGGGGACGGGCAAGACGCTCTCGGCGTTGGTTCCCGCCGTAGAGTACGCCCGACAGGAAGACAAGACGGTGGTCATCACGACGAACGTCCATCAGCAGATGCGCCAATTTGTCGAAGACGCGCGCGCCATCACCCGAACGGAGCCGATACGCGCCGTCGTTTTCAAGGGGAAGTCGTCGATGTGTCACATCGACGTTGAGTACCAAGAGTGCCAGACGCTCCGCGATACGACGCGAAGTCTCGTCGAGAAAGAGCAGGACAAAGCGGAACTGTCCGAGCAAGCCGACGCACTCGTAGACCGGATGCGCGCGGGCGAGCAGGGCGCAGCGGACGCGCGGACGGCCGTCACCGACGAGCTCGATACGCTCGAAGACGAACTCGAAGACCTGCGTGAGGGCAACATCTGCGAGTACTACTACAATAACCTCACCGAGGACACGGACGAGTTCTTTTCGTGGCTGTTCGACGACGTGCGGACCCCCGAGGACATCTACGAGTACGCCGACCAGCGGAAACTGTGCGGCTACGAGCTGCTGAAAGAAGGGATGGAAGAGGTGGATCTCGTCGTCTGTAACTACCACCATCTGTTGGACCCGAACATCCGCGAGCAGTTCTTCCGATGGTTGAACCGCGAACCCGAGGACGTGATCACCGTCTTCGACGAGGCGCACAACATCGAGTCGGCCGCGCGCGACCACGCCAGTCGGGCGCTGACCGAGAACACCTTAGAGCAGGCGTTGAACGAACTCGAAGACACCGACGACTCCCGCGCCGACTCGGCGGAAAACGTCATTTCGGCGTTCCTCGATGCACTCAAAGAAACGTACGACGAGGCTTTCGGCTTCGGCGAACGCGAACAGGTCGGCGAGGACTGGTACGACCTACCGATTGCCAACAACGACAGGCGCGACGACCTGACGCTCGCGTTTCTCGACAGATACGAAGGCCGGGGGATCAGCACGGAAGTCGAGTTAGCGCTCCAGTTGGGCAAGCGCCTCGACGACGAGTACGAGGAAGCGTACAAAGATGGCGAGGCGACGACGCGACAGGAGTGTCAGACCCTCCAAGCCGCCACGTTCATCGACACGTGGATGGCCGACGGCGGGAAGTTGGGCCAGCATCCCATGTGTTCGGTTCGCCGCGACGGCGGCACCGACGAAGTGTACGGTCGCGCCGAACTGTACACCTGTATCCCGCGGGAGGTGACCGAGACGCTGTTTGAGGAGGTACACGCGAGCATCCTCATGTCGGCGACGCTCCGGCCGTTCGACGTGACCGAAGACGTACTCGGGCTGTCGGATCCGGCGACGATGGCGTACGGACTGGCGTATCCAGAAGAGAACCGGCACACGATTGCCGTGCAGACGCCCGCACTGTTCAGTTCCGAACGCGAGGAACCAGCGACCCAAGAGACGCTGACGCAGGTACTCACGGATGCCTCGCGGTTCACACCGGGGAACACGCTCGTATTCTTCCCGTCGTATGCCGAGGCGGAACGCTACCACGAACGCCTGCAAGCACGGATGGATGTAACGGACCGTCTGTTCTTAGACGAATCAGGGACGCCGACTGAAGAGATCCGGTCGAAGTTCGTCGAGAGTCAGAGCGCGATACTGCTCACTTCGTTGTGGGGAACGCTCGCAGAGGGTGTGAGTTTCGACGGCGATGATGCCAGAACCGTCGTCGTTGTAGGCGTGCCGTACCCGCATCTCTCAGAGCGGATGGAAGCGATTCAGGACGCCTACGACAGAGTGTACAGCAGTCGGCGAGAGGCGGGGTGGCGCTACGCCGTCGAGATTCCGACCATCCGCAAGACGCGGCAGGCGCTCGGACGCGTCATCCGGTCGCCAGACGACTTCGGCGTGCGCATCCTCGCGGACAAACGCTACACACGCGCGAGTTCCGAGATGGGTAAGTACGGCGTGCGTTCGACGTTCCCGCCCGAAGAGCGTGCTGAAATCGTAGACGTCTCCGCGGAGAAGTTGAAGTTCGCCATGTTGAATTTCTACGGCGATCACGACGCCTACGACGGCGATCCACCCCGACCCTGAACGACCACATTACTGTCAACTACTAGAACATCCGAGTCGTTCATACGCGTCCAGGCTAACCCCCACGCGATGAG
It contains:
- a CDS encoding ATP-dependent DNA helicase; its protein translation is MRFFPYDRPYPNQGEAMDGIAEALEAERDVLVEGAPGTGKTLSALVPAVEYARQEDKTVVITTNVHQQMRQFVEDARAITRTEPIRAVVFKGKSSMCHIDVEYQECQTLRDTTRSLVEKEQDKAELSEQADALVDRMRAGEQGAADARTAVTDELDTLEDELEDLREGNICEYYYNNLTEDTDEFFSWLFDDVRTPEDIYEYADQRKLCGYELLKEGMEEVDLVVCNYHHLLDPNIREQFFRWLNREPEDVITVFDEAHNIESAARDHASRALTENTLEQALNELEDTDDSRADSAENVISAFLDALKETYDEAFGFGEREQVGEDWYDLPIANNDRRDDLTLAFLDRYEGRGISTEVELALQLGKRLDDEYEEAYKDGEATTRQECQTLQAATFIDTWMADGGKLGQHPMCSVRRDGGTDEVYGRAELYTCIPREVTETLFEEVHASILMSATLRPFDVTEDVLGLSDPATMAYGLAYPEENRHTIAVQTPALFSSEREEPATQETLTQVLTDASRFTPGNTLVFFPSYAEAERYHERLQARMDVTDRLFLDESGTPTEEIRSKFVESQSAILLTSLWGTLAEGVSFDGDDARTVVVVGVPYPHLSERMEAIQDAYDRVYSSRREAGWRYAVEIPTIRKTRQALGRVIRSPDDFGVRILADKRYTRASSEMGKYGVRSTFPPEERAEIVDVSAEKLKFAMLNFYGDHDAYDGDPPRP
- a CDS encoding DUF6789 family protein, which produces MSTKATTGSVEQQQRDEQSELTTGVERWQAGVVAGLLGAVAFSALLAISAPAALTAAIPSMYGLSGGMAGMGIHLSHGALLGVVFVAVLRLWPDPGRTVTRAAIAGTAYGVVLWGILAVFVMPLWLSAVGFAGAPSLPAFDLMSLVGHVLYGIVLGATYPRLRR